The nucleotide window ATGGAGCACATCTTCTATGTTTTCCTCGGTTAGCTTACCAACGAACGTTTCTATCTTTACATCTGAATTAAACTTCTCAAGCTTCCACTTAGCCGATAGCGGCTTTGGATTCCTTCCCAAATCTTCCTCCCAGTGAAGTATCTGCCTGTTCAAGTTACTCAGCTCGGGAACCTGCTCGTCAATTAAAAGTATCCTTCCAACTCCAGCGGCCGTTAAGTAATAAGCCACTGGACTACCAAGACCCCCAACTCCAACCACTGCAACCTTAGCCTTCTTCAACTTCTCCTGACCCTCAACGCCGAAAATCATTATCTGCCTGTCATATCTCTCAAGCTCGCTCTCGCTCAGCATCTTCTATCTCCTCTAGAGCCTTCTTCAGCTCATCGTAAGCCTGCTCGAGAGACTCAGGTATTACCTTGGTGTCAGCGATTACCGGCATGAAGTTCGTATCTCCATTCCACCTTGGGACTATGTGAAGGTGAACGTGCCCATCGACACCTGCTCCGGCAACTTTCCCGATGTTAAAGCCTAGATTAAAGCCATCCGGCTTCATAACTTTCCTTATAGCTTTCATTATTAGAGCGGCGAGCTTCATTATTTCAAGCATCTCCTCCTCGGTTAAATCCTCTATGCTCGCCACGTGCCTGTAGGGAGCAACCATGACGTGCCCAGGATTGTATGGATAGTTATTCATGATTATAAACGCATGTTTTCCCCTATATAATATGAGCCTCTCTCTATCTCTATTCTCCTTTGGGAAGTCGCAGAATATGCAACCCTCATGCTTAGGTGCCCTTATATACTCAATTCTCCAAGGAGCCCACAGTATCTTCATCGCACCACCTAACCTTAGGAGAAGTTTTGTGTTTTTAAAAGCTTTAGTCACTCAATTTTGTCAACTTTTTGCGTGGTGTAATGTAAATTGAGAGTTCCTTAAATAAAGGCTTAAAATCTAAAACAATCTTTTTCCATCTTGGTGAATTAAGTGGAGATAAGACTTGAGGATGATAAGATAATCCTTACCTAATAAGGAGTAATGCCGACGTGAATGGGGCTTTGAATATCTTGAGGAAAGTAGCCGGCGATTCGCACGTTAGGGCGATAGCCGGTAGTGGCCGTGTGACCCCGGCCGGTGAGGGTGAGGCTATCGGCAACGGGATGCCGAATGAGCCCTCACGAAGCCTAGCCCTTTAGAAGGCGGGGCAGGTCACTCAAGGAGCACCTTGATAAAAAGCTCGAGTACTAGAAGAAGAAAGGTGAGTGATTGTGAAATACAAGAGGGACATTAAAGAGAGGATCGAGTTCATAAGAAGATACGTCGAGTGGTTGAAGGAGACACCCAACCAGGTATGGAGCTCACAGCAAGCAGAGTTTATCAACGCGCTTTTAGATAACGCCTCAAACTTCCCCCTCTCAAAAAAAGAGTACCTCAGAATAAAAGAAAAGGCAAAAACTCCTAGGCATTAGCTTATAAATGGAAAAGTCATATCTCCTAAGTTTAATCTTGGAAAGAAGATAAAACAATTTAAAGCAAGGC belongs to Pyrococcus abyssi GE5 and includes:
- a CDS encoding ThiF family adenylyltransferase encodes the protein MLSESELERYDRQIMIFGVEGQEKLKKAKVAVVGVGGLGSPVAYYLTAAGVGRILLIDEQVPELSNLNRQILHWEEDLGRNPKPLSAKWKLEKFNSDVKIETFVGKLTEENIEDVLHGVDVIVDCLDNFETRYLLDDYAHKVGIPLVHGAVEGLYGQVTTIIPGKTKRLREIFPRIKKKGKFPILGATAGVIGSIQVTEVVKLITGYGEPLANKLLIVDLANNVFEIIEI
- a CDS encoding HIT family protein → MKILWAPWRIEYIRAPKHEGCIFCDFPKENRDRERLILYRGKHAFIIMNNYPYNPGHVMVAPYRHVASIEDLTEEEMLEIMKLAALIMKAIRKVMKPDGFNLGFNIGKVAGAGVDGHVHLHIVPRWNGDTNFMPVIADTKVIPESLEQAYDELKKALEEIEDAERERA